Below is a window of Candidatus Hydrogenedentota bacterium DNA.
CTCTTCTTACAACCCCAGGGCGTCCCTCCCCGATTTCTCACGCTCCCTGGAAGAGGGCAGCTTCGAAATCCGCTTCCTCAACCCGTCCGACAGCCCCATGACCGCCGGACTCCGCCGGGACAAACTTGGCAGGGATGTATCCATCCCGCCGAAAGGAAAGGCATCCATCAAAGTGGACCGCGGCATCTACCAGCTCTTCTTCCTCCGGGAAAGCGAGCCGGACACCCTCTTCGAAGCGCCCATCATCACCATCGATGGATTTCAGGCCACAGACGTGGAAGTCCACCTTGAACCGGAAAATGTGGAAGTGCGCCTGATCGATTACAGCAAACCGGACAGTTGACAGTTGACGGCGTCTGAGAATCATCGACACCATACGACCCATAAGACCCATTCCGCCGCCCGTTACCCGAAAGGAAAGCCCATGTTCTGGAAACGCCGCGATTTCTTCCGCTTCCTCGGTGCCCTGATGGGCGGCTCGGTGCTCCCCGCCGCGAAGACCGGCGCCGCCGAGGTCCCGGTGGCCACCAGCCCACTTTCTGCTGTGCCTTCCCCCGCTTCCCTGGCCCTGCCCTTAGATCCGCGCCACTTGGGCGATGACCTCATCGAACTGTCCTACGACCTCGTCGTGATTGGTGGCGGCATCTCCGGTCTCTCCGCCGCCATCAGCGCCGCGCGCAATGGCGTGAAAGTCGCCCTGGTCCACGAGCGGGCCATGCTCGGTGGCAACTCCTCCAGCGAGGTTCGCCTCTACCCGGAAAACGCCACGGCCCACCAGGTATGGATCAAGGAATGCGGCATCTTCGACGAGATTCACGCGGAAGAACGGGTCCGCAACCACATTCCCTATCGCGAAGGCCTCATGAATTGCCACTGGGACCTCGTGCTCTATGAGTGGGTCCTCCGCGAGCCCAACATCACGCTCTATCTCAACACGCATATGCACCGCGCGGTTATGAACGCGAACGGCGCGATCCAATCCGCCTACTGCATCCAGCTCGGCTCGGAAAAGGAGTTTCTCCTCAGTGCGCAACTTTTCGTTGACGCCTCGGGCGACGGTGTACTCGCCCACCGCGCGGGTGCGGAATACCGCTGGGGCCGAGAAGACAAGACCGTCCACGGCGAGCCCCTCGCCCCCGACGTGCCCGATGAGCAAATCATGGGCTCCTCCCTCTTCTTCCGAGCCTTCGACACCGGCGCGCCTGTCCCCTTCAAACGCCCCGACTGGGCCGTGCAATTCAACAGTGAAGAAGAATTTCAGGGCCGCAACCACAGCTTTCTCGAAGGGGGCTACTGGTGGCTCGAAGTGGGACCGCCCCACCACCCCATCAAGGACAACAGCGTTATTATCCATGAAGGCCTGCGCCACCTCCTGGGCGTCTGGGACCACGTCAAGAACGGCGGCGATCACGGCGCGGAGAACTACGGCATCGACTTCGTCGGCTTCTGGCCCTACAAGCGCGAGTGCCGCCGCATCCTGGGCGACTACATCCTCACCCAGCAACATGTGCAGGATCCGCAACTCCTCGACGACAACGTGGCCTATGGCGTCTGGTTCATCGACATCCACACCCATGGCATACTTGATCGCTCGCAAAAGCCCTACAAGAGCCACTACGACGACGCGAACTGGGACTTGAAGAGCACCCGCACCTACGGCATACCGTTGCGCGCCCTCTACTCCCGCAACGTGCCCAACCTCATGATGGCGGGGCGCCCCATCAGTTGCTCCTATGTCGCCTTCTCGTCCTCGCGGGTGCTCTGCACCGGCGCGGTCGTGGGACAGGCCGTGGGCGCCGCCGCCGCCCTCTGCGTGAAGCACAAACTTCCGCCCCGCGAAGTCGCCACAAAGCATGCAAAGGAATGCCAGCAGCTTATACTCCGGCAGGACGGCTATATCCCCGGCGTGGTCAACGAAGATCCCGCCGACCTCGCGCGCACGGCGAAAGTCACCGCGACGAGCGAGGCCCCGCTGGTCTTCCCGCCCGCCACAACGGAACTGGAGATGACCCTCCCAAAGGCGCAGATCTTCCCGGTCTCCGGCAACCGCGTGGATCGCGTTTCGCTGCTGCTCCGCTCTGCTCTGGCGGACAACGCGGAGATGACGGTCGCCCTGCGCCGCGCGGATCATGTCTGGGACTTTCGCGGCACGGAGGACCTCGCCACCGCAACCGCAGTCGTGCCCGCAAACAGCGAGGGTTGGGTCCACTTCGATCTCAACGCGGACGTGGAAGGCGGACGCTTGTACTACATCCACACCACCGCCCACGCAGGCATCTTCTGGAAGCTCTTTGTGGAGGACAACGAGGATATCGCTCACCGCTGCCCCGTGGGCGTGGCCCCCGCCGAATTGCCCGGCAACATCTACTGGCGGCCCTTCCGTGAAGGAAAAAGCTTCTGCATGGCGGTCCGACCCGAAGTCCGGCCTTTCGCAGGACAAAATGTCGTCCAGGGCGGCAACCGCCCCGACCGCTGGACCAACCTCTGGCAGTCCGCGCCCGGTACCGCGCTGCCCCAATCACTTGAACTCGCTTGGAACACCACGCAGCGCTTTAACCGCGTCGAGATTACCTTCGACACCAACATGAACCGCCGCGTCCGCTTGCCCCTCTTCCGCTATCCCGAGTGCGTGAAAGACTACCGAATCGAAGCGCATGTGAACGGGGCGTGGACCATCCTCCACGAAGAACACGACAACTACCAGCGCCGCCGGGTGCTTAGTTTCGAAGTCGTCAATGCCGATCAGTTACGGCTGACTGTTTTGGCCACCAACGGCGTCCCCGAGGCCCGGGTTTATGAAGTGCGGGTGTATCTGGAGAATGGGGTGGTGTAGTACCCGAGCCAGGATCCGTACTGGGACGACTTGACT
It encodes the following:
- a CDS encoding FAD-dependent oxidoreductase, encoding MFWKRRDFFRFLGALMGGSVLPAAKTGAAEVPVATSPLSAVPSPASLALPLDPRHLGDDLIELSYDLVVIGGGISGLSAAISAARNGVKVALVHERAMLGGNSSSEVRLYPENATAHQVWIKECGIFDEIHAEERVRNHIPYREGLMNCHWDLVLYEWVLREPNITLYLNTHMHRAVMNANGAIQSAYCIQLGSEKEFLLSAQLFVDASGDGVLAHRAGAEYRWGREDKTVHGEPLAPDVPDEQIMGSSLFFRAFDTGAPVPFKRPDWAVQFNSEEEFQGRNHSFLEGGYWWLEVGPPHHPIKDNSVIIHEGLRHLLGVWDHVKNGGDHGAENYGIDFVGFWPYKRECRRILGDYILTQQHVQDPQLLDDNVAYGVWFIDIHTHGILDRSQKPYKSHYDDANWDLKSTRTYGIPLRALYSRNVPNLMMAGRPISCSYVAFSSSRVLCTGAVVGQAVGAAAALCVKHKLPPREVATKHAKECQQLILRQDGYIPGVVNEDPADLARTAKVTATSEAPLVFPPATTELEMTLPKAQIFPVSGNRVDRVSLLLRSALADNAEMTVALRRADHVWDFRGTEDLATATAVVPANSEGWVHFDLNADVEGGRLYYIHTTAHAGIFWKLFVEDNEDIAHRCPVGVAPAELPGNIYWRPFREGKSFCMAVRPEVRPFAGQNVVQGGNRPDRWTNLWQSAPGTALPQSLELAWNTTQRFNRVEITFDTNMNRRVRLPLFRYPECVKDYRIEAHVNGAWTILHEEHDNYQRRRVLSFEVVNADQLRLTVLATNGVPEARVYEVRVYLENGVV